Part of the Legionella cardiaca genome, GAATGGTTCCTCAGGTATTGCGGTAGGGATGGCGACCAATATTCCTCCACACAATCTTACTGAAATACTTAATGCTTGCGTGGCTTTGGTAGATACTCCAGATTTATCATTAGATGATTTAATGAATTATATTCCTGGTCCTGATTTTCCAACAGCCGCCATTATTAATGGTAAAGCGGGAATTATTCAGGCGTATCGAACAGGTCGTGGTCGTATCTATGTTCGTGCGCGTACGGAGATTGAAACTGAAAATCAGACAGGCCGACAGGCAATCATTATCACGGAGTTGCCTTATCAAGTTAACAAAGCCCGTTTAGTTGAAAAAATTGCTGAATTAGTGCGTGAAAAACGCATCGAAGGCATTTCCGGTTTACGTGACGAGTCTGACAAGCAAGGGATGCGTGTTGTTATTGAACTTAAGCGCGGTGAAGTACCCGAAGTCATTTTAAACAATCTCTATGCCCATACCCAAATGCAAAATGTATTTGGTATCAATATGGTTGCTTTAGTAGACGGACAACCTCGTACTCTGAATCTGAAAGAAGTCCTTGATCATTTTATCAAGCATCGACGTGAAGTTGTTACTAGACGTACTATTTTTGAACTTAAGAAAGCAAGAAATCGTGCCCATATTTTGGAAGGGTTGGGCATTGCCTTGGCAAATATTGATGAGATGATTGATTTAATCAAGCGATCAGCGACTCCCCAAGAAGCAAAAGATGCTTTATTAGCACGGCTATGGGAGCCAGGGTTAGTTAAGTCAATGTTAAAAAATGCAGGTAGTGATGCGTCTCGTCCGGATAATTTAACCAGTGATTTTGGTTTAACGGATGCGGGTTATCGCTTATCCGAAAATCAAGCTCAAGCCATTCTTGAATTAAGATTGCACCGTTTAACAGCCTTAGAACAAGATAAAATTATTAATGAATTTGAAGAGCTATTAAAAGTTATTAAAGAGTTATTAGATATTCTTGCTTCTCCTGAGCGCCTAATGCAGGTTATTCGCGAAGAATTATTGGAAGTAAAAGCTCAATTTGGTGATAGTCGCCGCACTGAAATTACCGCATCCCAAGAAGATTTAACAATCGAAGATTTAATTACCGAAGAAGATGTCGTCGTTACTTTATCTCATCAAGGCTATGTTAAATATCAACCTATCTCCGCGTATCAGGCACAGCGTCGTGGAGGCAAAGGCAAATCTGCAACAAATGTGAAAGATGAGGATTTTGTAGAGCGTTTGATAATTGCTAGCACTCATGACACTTTATTATGTTTTTCCAATCATGGAAAACTTTATTGGTTAAAGGCTTATCAATTACCGCTTGCAAGTCGGATTTCCCGTGGTAAACCTATCGTTAATATCCTGCCTCTGGCAGCTGATGAATCAATCAATGCCATGTTACCTGTTCGAGAATACACAGAAGGATATTTTGTGTTCATGGCAACCAAACATGGTACGGTAAAAAAAGTTCCTCTTGAAGCATTTAGCCGTCCACGTTCTTCAGGAATAATTGCAGTCGATTTAGATGAGGACGACCGATTGGTCGGTGTTGATATTACTGATGGCAGTAAGGACATTATGCTCTTTACTGATGCAGGTAAAGTTGTTCGTTTTGATGAGAATCTTGTACGCCCCATGGGTAGAACCGCTCGTGGAGTTCGAGGTATTCGTTTACACGAAAATCAATCTGTTATTTCCCTTGTTGTTGCCAAACCTCATGGCACCATATTGACTGCAACTGAAAATGGTTATGGTAAACGCACGCATATCGAAGAATATCGTGTTTCAGGAAGAGGTGGTCAGGGCGTTATCTCTATTCAGGTCAATGAACGAAATGGAAAAGTTGTTCGTGCTCTCCAGGTGGAAGACAACGACGAAGCAATGCTTATCACCAATAAAGGTACTCTCGTTCGTTTTAGAGTCTCTGAGTTGTCCATTATTGGACGTAATACCCAGGGTGTTCGACTTATTAATGTAAGTGCTGGTGAACACGTAGTGGGCATGCAGCGTATTGAGGATCTTGGTGAAGAAAATGCCGATGAGTCTGAAATCAACGAGGAAATGAGTATGGATAATACGCTTCCTTCCAATGAGGAAAATGAAGGCGATAATGAATAGGGGATACAACTTCGGTGCAGGTCCCTCTATGTTGCCTGAGCCAATTCTAAGAGAAGCTCAACAAGAGCTTTTGAATTGGCAAAACTCAGGAATGTCCATCATGGAAATTGGACATCGAACTCCAGAGTTCACGCATTTAATGGCGGAAGCTGAGCATGACTTGCGTGATATTTTAAAAATACCGACAAATTATCATATTTTGTTTTTAGGTAGTGCCGCCCGCATGCAGTTTGGCATGATCCCGCTAAATTTTTTAAGTGAACACCAACAGGCAGGCTATTTGATTACGGGGCTCTGGTCATCCATTGCCTATCAGGAAGCTTGTAAATTAAAAAAAGCCTATTGTGTAGCTACTGATGAACAGCATGGTTTTACTAATATTCCCGCTACAAGTGAGTGGCAGATTGCTGAAAATACCAGCTATTTGTATTTTACGTCCAACGAAACAATTAATGGTATACGTTTTCCACAAGAGCCAAAAATTCCGGGTATTCCTTTAATTGCTGACATGACTTCCAGCTTGTTAAGTGAGCCTGTTCAAGTGCAAAACTATGATTTAATTTTTGCTGGTGCTCAAAAAAATATTGCTAATGCCGGATTGACTGTGGTGATTGTAAAAGACGAATTCCTAGACACAATCGGCAAGAAAACCTTACCGACCATGCTGGACTACCGTATTCACGTTGCAGAAAAATCTATCTACGCAACACCGCCAACATTTAACTGCTATTTAGCTGCAAAGATGTTTCAATGGATAAAAGTGCAAGGAGGCATTGATGCTCTGTACGCAGTTAACTGTAAAAAAGCAGCTAAACTTTATAGTTATATTGATTCTTCTTCTTTTTATTATTGTAAAGTTGCCAGGGAAGCTCGATCGCTGGTAAATGTCTGCTTCAATCTCAAAGATGCAACGCTTGAAGAGTTATTTATAGCACAAGCACACAAGCGAAATTTGTTGGCTTTAAAAGGTCATCGTGCTGTGGGTGGATTACGTGCAAGTATTTATAATGCGATGCCCTTAGAAGGCGTAAACGCTCTTATCGAATTTATGTGTGATTTTGCTAAGGAATATGATCGATGAAACCGCTAGATTTTGTGAGTAGCCCTGTACAATCATTGTCGGGTGATATAACAGTTCCCGGTGATAAATCTATCTCACATCGTGCGATTATTTTAGGCGCTATTGCGAAAGGTATAACCACTGTAAGTGGCTTTCTGGAAGGGGAGGATTGTTTAGCAACCTTAAAAGCGTTTCAAGCGATGGGTGT contains:
- the gyrA gene encoding DNA gyrase subunit A, whose protein sequence is MVYLAKEIIPVNIEDELKQSYLDYAMSVIVGRALPDVRDGLKPVHRRVLFAMSELGNDWNKPYKKSARVVGDVIGKYHPHGDTAVYDTIVRMAQPFSMRYMLIDGQGNFGSVDGDFAAAMRYTEVRMSKIAHSLLADLEKETVDFSPNYDETEFAPVVLPARIPNLLVNGSSGIAVGMATNIPPHNLTEILNACVALVDTPDLSLDDLMNYIPGPDFPTAAIINGKAGIIQAYRTGRGRIYVRARTEIETENQTGRQAIIITELPYQVNKARLVEKIAELVREKRIEGISGLRDESDKQGMRVVIELKRGEVPEVILNNLYAHTQMQNVFGINMVALVDGQPRTLNLKEVLDHFIKHRREVVTRRTIFELKKARNRAHILEGLGIALANIDEMIDLIKRSATPQEAKDALLARLWEPGLVKSMLKNAGSDASRPDNLTSDFGLTDAGYRLSENQAQAILELRLHRLTALEQDKIINEFEELLKVIKELLDILASPERLMQVIREELLEVKAQFGDSRRTEITASQEDLTIEDLITEEDVVVTLSHQGYVKYQPISAYQAQRRGGKGKSATNVKDEDFVERLIIASTHDTLLCFSNHGKLYWLKAYQLPLASRISRGKPIVNILPLAADESINAMLPVREYTEGYFVFMATKHGTVKKVPLEAFSRPRSSGIIAVDLDEDDRLVGVDITDGSKDIMLFTDAGKVVRFDENLVRPMGRTARGVRGIRLHENQSVISLVVAKPHGTILTATENGYGKRTHIEEYRVSGRGGQGVISIQVNERNGKVVRALQVEDNDEAMLITNKGTLVRFRVSELSIIGRNTQGVRLINVSAGEHVVGMQRIEDLGEENADESEINEEMSMDNTLPSNEENEGDNE
- the serC gene encoding 3-phosphoserine/phosphohydroxythreonine transaminase; amino-acid sequence: MKAIMNRGYNFGAGPSMLPEPILREAQQELLNWQNSGMSIMEIGHRTPEFTHLMAEAEHDLRDILKIPTNYHILFLGSAARMQFGMIPLNFLSEHQQAGYLITGLWSSIAYQEACKLKKAYCVATDEQHGFTNIPATSEWQIAENTSYLYFTSNETINGIRFPQEPKIPGIPLIADMTSSLLSEPVQVQNYDLIFAGAQKNIANAGLTVVIVKDEFLDTIGKKTLPTMLDYRIHVAEKSIYATPPTFNCYLAAKMFQWIKVQGGIDALYAVNCKKAAKLYSYIDSSSFYYCKVAREARSLVNVCFNLKDATLEELFIAQAHKRNLLALKGHRAVGGLRASIYNAMPLEGVNALIEFMCDFAKEYDR